A single region of the Candidatus Reconcilbacillus cellulovorans genome encodes:
- a CDS encoding thymidylate synthase produces the protein MKQYLDLLRDILENGVRKSDRTGVGTISVFGRQLRFDLSQGFPLVTTKKIHVKSVIYELLWFLRGDTNVRYLRENGVTIWDEWADENGDLGPIYGYQWRSWPAPDGRTIDQISNVVEEIRRNPDSRRLVVSAWNVADLDKMALAPCHCLFQFYVANGRLSCQLYQRSADMFLGVPFNIASYSLLTMMIAHVTGLEPGEFIHTFGDAHIYLNHLEQVKLQLSREPRPLPKMRLNPEVRNLFDFRYEDFILEGYDPHPPIRAEVAV, from the coding sequence ATGAAGCAGTATCTCGACCTTCTCAGGGACATTCTGGAAAACGGCGTGCGAAAATCGGACCGGACCGGTGTCGGCACGATCTCCGTGTTCGGCCGGCAGCTCCGGTTCGATCTGTCGCAAGGGTTTCCGCTCGTGACGACGAAAAAGATACACGTCAAATCGGTCATTTATGAATTATTGTGGTTTTTGCGCGGCGACACGAACGTCCGCTATTTGCGGGAAAACGGCGTGACGATTTGGGATGAATGGGCGGACGAAAACGGCGATCTCGGCCCGATTTACGGCTATCAGTGGCGTTCGTGGCCGGCGCCGGACGGGCGGACGATCGACCAGATTTCGAACGTCGTCGAAGAAATTCGCCGCAACCCCGATTCCCGCCGCCTCGTCGTCAGCGCTTGGAACGTCGCCGATCTCGACAAGATGGCGCTTGCTCCTTGCCACTGCCTGTTTCAGTTTTATGTGGCGAACGGGCGGTTGTCGTGTCAGCTGTACCAGCGCAGCGCGGACATGTTTCTCGGCGTGCCGTTCAATATCGCTTCGTATTCGCTGTTGACGATGATGATCGCCCACGTGACGGGGCTTGAGCCCGGGGAGTTCATCCATACGTTCGGCGACGCGCACATTTACCTGAATCATCTCGAGCAGGTGAAACTGCAGCTGTCCCGCGAACCGAGACCGCTGCCGAAAATGCGGCTCAACCCGGAAGTTCGGAATTTGTTCGATTTCCGCTATGAAGATTTTATTCTGGAAGGATACGATCCGCATCCGCCGATCCGCGCGGAGGTCGCGGTATGA